In Sphingobacteriia bacterium, the DNA window CGCCATCAATACCAGCGTTTTCCGCAATTTGACGTAATGGAGCTTGAAGTGATCTTCTTACAATATTAATACCAGCTTTTTGGTCGTCATTAATAGCAGTTAAGCTATCAAGAGATCTTGAAGCATAGAAAAGTGCAATACCACCACCAGGAACAATTCCTTCAGCTACAGCTGCGCGAGTTGCATTTAATGCATCTTCTACGCGGTCTTTACGTTCTTTAACTTCAACTTCTGTAGCACCACCAACTTTAAGTACTGCAACACCACCTGAAAGTTTAGCTAATCTTTCTTGTAATTTTTCACGATCATAATCTGAAGTTGTTTCAGCAATTTGACCTTTAATTTGTTGGCAACGTTCATCAATTGCTTGTTTCTCACCACCACCATCAACGATTGTAGTATTATCCTTTGTAATACTTACTTTCTTAGCTGTTCCAAGCATATTTAAAGTTACATTTTCTAACTTCATACCTAAATCTTCACTGATAACTTCACCACCAGTAAGGATAGCAATATCTTCAAGCATTGATTTTCTTCTGTCACCAAATCCTGGTGCTTTAACAGCAGCAACTTTTAAGCCACCACGAAGTTTATTTACAACGAGAGTTGCTAAAGCTTCACCTTCAACATCTTCTGCAATAATTAATAAAGGTCTGCCTGATTGTACAACAGCTTCAAGTAATGGGAGCATTTGTTGTAAGTTTGAAAGTTTCTTTTCGTATAATAAAATGAAGGGTCTGTCTAATTCAACAGTCATTTTTTCTGAATTAGTTACGAAATAAGGTGAAAGGTAACCACGATCAAACATCATACCTTCAACTACTTCAAGTTCAAATTCTAGACCTTTAGCTTCTTCAACTGTAATTACACCTTCTTTACCAACTTTTTCCATAGCTTCAGCAAGTTTTTTACCGATAGTCTCATCACCATTAGCTGAAATGGTTCCCACTTGAGCAATTTCTTCAGAAGAGCTTGTATTTTTACTTTTCTTTTTAAGTTCTTCGATAACTGTTGTTACAGCTAAATCAATACCACGTTTAACATCCATTGGGTTAAGACCTGCAGTTACAACTTTATTACCTTCATTAATAATAGATTGAGCAAGTACAGTTGAGGTTGTTGTGCCATCACCAGCTTTATCGTTTGTTTTACTTGGAACTTCACGAACAAGTTGTGCTCCTAAGTTTTCCATTTTATCTGCTAAGGTAATTTCTTTAGCAACGGTCACGCCATCTTTTGTAATTCTTGGGGCGCCAAATGATTTTTCAATTACTACGTTACGTCCTCTAGGTCCAAGGGTAACTTTCACTGCATTAGCTAATATGTTTGCACCTTTAACCATTTTTTCACGTGCATCACTGCTATGAGTAACGATTTTTGAACACATTATTATATCTCCTTTAAAATTTTACTATTGTAATACACCAATAACATCAGCTTCTTTTAGGATAACTAATTCTTCGCCATCCACTTTAACTTCAGTACCTGCCCATTTAGCAAAAAGTACTTTATCACCAACTTTAAGCTCCATAGGAATTTGATTTCCTTTTTCGTCTCTTGCGCCATTACCTGTTGCAACAACAGTTCCTTCCATTGGCTTTTCTTTAGCTGTGTCAGGAATAATAATGCCACCAGAGGTTTTTTCTTCGCCCTGATTACGTTTAACCGCTACGCGATCTTTTAACGGAACAAATTTAGTCATAAACCATTCTCCTTAAAATATAGTAAATTAATACCTAAAGTTTAAATTTATAGGCTGTACTCAGATATATAGGTGTTCCTAGATACTATTCAAGGGGTATTTTAATTTTTTTTTATAAATCTATGAAATTAAAGGGTAAAATTATATTAAGTTACTGTAAATCTTTACTTTTTAATTTTATTCAATTGCCAAGAGAATATTAATTAATTAAATTGACGGTATAATGTTAATATGTTAAACAACGCTCTAATTAACTAATTTTTAATTATTATTACACGGTGAGGGTGAATATGTCGCTAGGTAGACCGACTAAAAAACCAAAAACTTATAAAACTCAGTCAAATTATAAAGTAACCATTTACCCTGCAGATAAACAGTCAGAGAATTTATTAGACAATCAACCTACTATATTTCAGCCTTTAAATAATAAAGAAAATGAAGAAGGGTATAGTTTTATAACTCCTTCTAACTTTAGATTAGATCCGAATAATTTAAGATTTGATCCTAATGCTTCTTTAGCCACTCAAAATGTAATAATTGGAAAAGATTTTATAGAAAGTTTTAATAAATATACGGAGCAAAGCGCTGAATCAATTGAAGTATTGAAAGAATTAGATGGGGCAATAAAGAAATTAAAAGAAGATAATAATACTCTTAAAGCAGAAAGAGCTAACTTAAGAGTACAGATAGCAGATTTAATGGAAAAAAATGAAAAACTTACCGATGATTTAAGAGAAGCAGATTTAAAAACTATACAGCTCAAAGCAAAAGATGAAACAATCGAAAATTTATATAAAGAAATTAAAGGTAAAGACAAGACAATTGAGAGTGTAAATAAACAAATACATGCTCTTTTACTTGCAAGTAAAAAAGACGAAACTCAACATAAAAATGATATTAAGGTTTTAAATGATAACTTAGAAAAGCTTCGTAAGGAATTACAAAGTGTTAAAAGTGAAAAGAATAATCTTAACAATCAAAATTCTAAACAAGCGCAACAATTAGAGACATTAAAAGCAGAGCTTGAAAAAGAGAAGCAAGAAAAATCTGCAATTCAATCTAAGAAGGCTTCAGAAGTTGATACATATAAAGGTAAATTAGAAGCTATTAAGAAAACTCAAACCACCTTACAAAGGAAAAATAGTGATTTGCAAGCTAGAATTAAATCATCAGAAAAGAAGAGTGATCAATCATTAGATGAACAGCTGTCAAGCTTACAACAGGAAAATAGTGAGCTTCAAGAAAAAGTAAAATCGCAAAATAGTATAATTGAAGAAAAAGATAAGGTGAATTCTCAATTGTCCCTGCAAATAGAAGAATTAAAAAATCAAATTACCACAATAAATAGACAAAAAGAATTTACAGATGGGGTAAATATCTATCGTGGGCATAAAATTGAAGAATTAACAGAAGAAAATAGTAATTTAAATAATAAATTGGAAGTTTTGCAAAATGAAATAGAAGAGCTCCAAATTGTTACTCAGGAATCTGAAAAAGAATCTCAAGATTTAAAAAGTAAACTTGGAAAAGTAATAGAATTACTTAAATCCTCTCGTGAAGAGAACGCTACATTAACTAAACAGATTGAAAATTTGTTACTTACTCAAGATATGTTTGTTTGGGATAAAGAAAGGTTAAGCGCGGTATACGAAGAAGAAATTAAATTATTAAAAGAACAAAGAGAAGTATTAGCTACAGAATTAAAAAAATATAAGGAACAAAAGTTAGCAAATAATATTAGTTTAGGTGTTATTGGAAGTGGAAATGACTCTGAGCAATATAGTAAAATTACCAACCAATTTGCTTTAAAAAATCCTTTTGATACTTGGAGAGATATTTTCACTGAAAAAAATGAAGAAATCGCTTCTAAAAAAGATTTCAATCAAAGTATGACTCAAGTTTAATAAAAAATATTGCTTAATTGACCTCTAATACATATTCTAATTATTTAATTTTGTATTAAAGAGGTAGATTATGCGAAATATTTTATTAAGCTTAGTTTCAGTATTGATTGTAAGTAATTGTGCAACTAATACCAACTTTGAAAAAATAAGTTTTAAGGATATTAACGATACAAAAGAAATATCTCAAAATCCTAATGATATAATTAAAGATGATTTAGGGTCATTAAAATTTAATACTTCATTATTTTTTAGCCCTTGGGAAATTGATAACCCACATTCGTGGGATAATAGGAATAATGAGGAACTTAGAAAAGAGATAATCGAAGCTTCTTTAAAAATAAAAGAATCTTACAATGAAGCGTTAGTTAAAAAACCTTTAGGTGAGTTTGAAGCGGATCTAGAAAACGCAAATTATGATAAATTATTTACTTACAAAAAGCCTGCTTTAATTTCAAAAAATACAAATCTAAGGAGACTTCCAACTCTACGTCATTATTTTGATGATCCAACTACAGCAGGTGAAGGATATCCATTTGATTATGGTCAAGAAAGTTCTCTTTATTTAGGTACACCAGTTAGAATTAGCCATTACTCTAAAGATAAAGCATGGGTTTTTATATTTTCAAATGATAAAGCTTCAGGTTTTGTAAAAGTAAGTGATTTAGTTGAACTTACAGTAAAACAAGCTGAAGAATATAAAGAGCATAAATTAGCAGTAGTTATAAAAGAGAATTCTCCAATATATAATAATAAAGGAGAATTTATTGAATACTTAAAAATAGGTTCGTATTTACCTGTTAAATTTGATTTAAGTACACATTCAAATAAAGTTTTAATTCCTTCAAATGGGAAATTAGAATGGGTCAATGTTCAAAATAATTATATAAATTCAGGCTTTCTAGAATTTAATAAAGAAAATTTGAGTAAAATTATAAGTGAATTAATTAATACTCCTTATGGTTGGGGTGGTTATTTAGGTAATCGCGATTGCTCTCAATTCATAAAAGATATATATGCATCTTTCGGTGTATATTTGCCAAGGAATTCACGTGATCAAGCGGAGTTTTTTGAAAGTGTGGATATTTTTAATTTATCAAAAGATGAAAAAATAAATTTCCTAAAAAATAATGGAAAAGCTTTTACTACACTTATTTTCAAAAGAGGACATATAGGCATTTACGCAGGTGAATATAATGGTAAGCCTATAATGCTTCATGATGTATGGGGCGTAGTCTTAGCTAAGAATAAAGAAAAGGGTAGAAATATTATTGGTAGAAGTTTATTTTCATATTTAGATTTTGGTAAAGAACTAGAAAATTACAGTAACGAAGATGCTTTTATAAATAAAATTTCAAAAATAATTTTTTTAAGTGAGAAGTAAGTAAAAAAAAAGCGCGCAGTTAATTGGAATTAAAACTGCGCTCTTTAATTAAATTTTTGGCATGCAAAATGATCTCGAAGTTTCTTCTTTTAGGAAAGTAACTAAATGTTGAACACCTTCAAATGAATTGAATTCTTGTTTAATTTCATCGACTCTTTCTTCAAAGCTTTTTGCGGCTTTTTTATTTTCAAAGAGTTTTTCATAAGCTTCTCTTAAAGCATTAATTTCATCACGATTAAAATTGCGTCTTTTAAGTCCAACGATATTAAGCCCTGCAAGGCTTGCGCGTTCACCCATAATTAAACCATAAGGAATAACATCTTTTTCTACCGCGCTCATTCCGCCAATCATTGCATGAGCGCCAATTCTTACCCATTGATGAACTGCTGCAAGACCACCAATAATAGCAAATTCTTCAATTGTCACGTGTCCTGCAAGTGTTGCGTTATTTGCCATAATCACATTATTTCCAATTGTGCAATCATGTGCAACGTGGCAACTCATCATAAATAAGCAATTATCACCAATTTTTGTAATTAACCCACCACCTTCAGTGCCTGGGTTCATAGTAGTATATTCGCGTATTGAATTATTATTACCAATAATTAGTTTTGATTCTTCACCTTTATATTTTAAATCTTGAGGTATTGAACCTAAAGAAACAAATGGAAAAATTTTATTATCATTACCAATAGTTGTATGACCGTCAACGACAACATGAGAATGAAGTTTAGTTCCTTTTCCAATTTTCACGTTATCATATACTATACAAAATGGCCCAATTTCTACATCAACGTCAATTTGAGCTTTAGGGCTAATAACAGCGCTAGGATGAATTTTTGTTGTCATTTAATTCTCCACAATCATGGCAGTAAAAATAGCTTCGGCAACTTTAACATCATCAACGTATGATTCGCCTCTAAATTTCCATACATTACTTTTTTGCTTTTCTTTATAAACATGCATTTTTAATGTATCTCCAGGTATAACTGGTTTTCTAAATTTTGCTTCTTCAATTGACATAAAATATACCAATTTTCCTTTAGCGCTTTCACCAAGAGTTTGGACAACAACAGCAGCAGAAGTTTGTGCCATTGCTTCAATTATAAGTACACCTGGCATAATAGGTTTACCTGGAAAATGACCCATGAAATGCGGTTCATTAAAAGTTACATTTTTAATACCAATAGCAGATACATCAGATTTAATATCAATTATTCTATCAACAAGTAAAATTGGATAGCGATGTGGGATCATGCCCATTATTTCTTCTATTTCAATTCTTTCGAGATTTTTAGTCATTTTGACCAGCCTTTTTAATTAATTTACTTACAGCAAGAGTTTGACGATGCCAATCTTTAACCGGCACAGCAGGGCTTCCACCAACTGTCATTCCATCTGGTATGTCTTTCATTACACCAGATTGTGCAGCTACCTGAACACGATTTCCAATTTTTAAGTGACCTGCGAATCCTGATTGGCCGCCTGTTATAACATAATCACCAAGAATTGTACTGCCTGCAATACCGGTCATAGAGACGATAATACAGTGTTTGCCGGTTATTACATTATGAGCAATTTGAACAAGGTTATCAATTTTTGTACCTTCACCAATTATTGTGTCATTTGCCGAACCACGATCAATAGTAGTATTTGCTCCAATCTCAACATCGTTATTAATAATAACACGTCCTACTTGTGGAACTTTATAGTGGCTACCTAAATGAAAAGAATAGCCAAAGCCATCTTGTCCTATTGATACATTAGGATGTATGCTACATCTATCACCGATAATGGAATATTGAATACATGTACCACTATAAATTCTGGTGCTATTTCCAATTTTACAGTTATTTTTTATAACAACATTAGAATCTATAAAACAATTTTCACCTATTTCTACTTCTTCCTCTATAACGGCATTATGACCAATATATGTTCCCCTTCCGATTATTGCAGATTTTGCTACAAAAGCTGTAGGTTCAATTTTTGCACTTGGTACATGTTTAGCTTGATAAAAATATTCTAATAATTTTGCATAGTGAAAATATGGATTAGGTGTAATAAATAAAATACATTTTTTTGGTGCATAGCTTATATAATCTTTACTAATAAGGATGGCACCAGCTTGAGTGTTGGAAAGCTCATTAACATATTTTTTATTAATAAAAAAGCTTACTTTATTTGAGTCAGCATTTTTTAATGAAGCAGTGTTATCGAAAATATGATTTTCATTTCCGCCGTTGTAATCAACTTCTATTTGTAGTAATTCTGCAATTTTTGAAGCTGGAATATGTAAATTAATATTAAAAAAATCAGAATTCATTGAAATTCCCTTATGCTTATATTTAGCTAATATTACTAAAGTATTAGCGCCAAAAGCTCAAGATATTAAAAGGTTACAATATGTTACAAAGATATAACACAAAACGTAGTAATGCTAAGCCTATAATCTACAAAATTTAAGTTAATATTGTAAGTTAAGTAATAAAAGAATTAGTAATAAATTATAATGATTTTTAATAATTAAAAGTTTACATTTTAACGTAATTACCTTTATTTTCAAATCAAAAAATTTAAAGTAAACAAATATCTATAATAAATTAATTTAAGAGTTTAATAGAAAAAATCAAAATCTTTCCAAAGGAGAGGAGGAAAGGATTTTTTCATTTTCAAAAGATGAGCTATATTCTCTATCAGAGTTTGAGCTATTTGAATCTCTAAAACATTTTTCGCTTGTTTTATAATCCACATATTTACTGAATCTATTCCATTCTTCAGGGTTATTTGCGCCTTGCATAAGTTTAGAATTTTTTGCAATGTACTCCATCAGTTTTTTTTCATTACAAAAATTTAAAATGTGTTTAATTTTTTCTTTTATGTAATTAAAATCTTCAGTGATTGTAGTGATTTCTTCATATTCATATTTACTCTCATCAATCACATAAGTTTTGAAGGGAATTTTATTTTTTTCAAGTATTGCAGCAATTAACGGTTGCATATTAAATTCCCAATTTAATGCAATAGGAACACTAGTGTCTTTCTCTTTTACTTTGGTAAGTTTTTTAAGCAACTCTTCTATACCAATTTCTTTAAGAATTTTAATTTTTTCATCAAAAGTTTTACTAATATCAAATAATTTTGCAATCATGCTATAACCGATTTATGTTTTATATATAGATTTTAAAATAAGAGAAAATTTTATTAAGTCAAAGTAAAATTAGTATTTTAAAATTAAATCAAAAGTTGAAGCTTATTAATTTGGGAAATTATGTAAAGCTTTTTCCACATGAAATATTAAATATTTTTATCATAAAGTTTATAAATAAGATTTAATTTCGTAACAAATTTAGCATTGTTAATTTATAATATATGTGTTACTTATTAACTAAATATTAAAATTTATGAGATAAATTATGAAAAGAAGAGGTGGTAGCTTAAAAGGTAGAACTACCAAAAGATCAAATACAAATAATGAATCTGAAAATAAGATTTTATCTTTTAACACTCCACTAAATAAATTAAATGTTGCCTTACGTAATTCCCAACCTGAATTAGTTGATGATTTATTAAGGGAATTATCTAATTCTCCAAGTGAATTAAATAGAAGTGATCAAATTGGATTTACACCAATTCATTATGCAATTCAACATGATTTAAACGGATCTAATGAAAAAGTAATTAAACAATTAATTGAAATTTATAAAGTTGATATAAATCTTCAGACCATTGATGGGGAAACACCATTACAAATTGCAATACGTAATGGTAATTTTAACATAATAATTTCTCTAATTAATAATGGCGCTAAAATTATAAATGAACATATTTACTCTGCTATTGAATATGAAAGTAATTCAAGTTTGGAAATATTAAAGCTTTTACTTAAACATCATTCAATTGACCTTAATAATCCTAATTATAATAGGGAAACGCCGTTACATATAGCCATACGTACGGGTAATATTAAAGTTATAAATTACTTATTAGATGAAAATATCAAAATTAATATTTCATGTAAGAATAGAACAGAATTACAAGCTATAATTGCTCATTGTTCACCAAAACTACCTAATGAAGAAAAATTTAAATTAATTAAGCGTCTAATTTATAAAAAAGCTGATGTAAATGCAAAAGATCCTGAAGGTAATACAGTATTACATATTCTAGCTATAAGTGGAGATTATAGTTTTCTTAATTTATTACTTTTAAACATGCCAGATATTGAAATTAGAAATAATAAAAATGAAACAGTAATTGATATTATATTAAAGCAAATTGATACAATTATTGTTAATTATCGTTATAGTGACGAATTCTCTCATCAAATATATGTTGATAAAATTAATTTAAAACTTAATTCATTAAAATCCATTCTAGGAACAATTAAAGATTATAATAAATTAGAAAAAGTAATTAGTGATATAAAAGAATGTAAGTTTTCAAAGCATCTTCCTGAATATTTTAGTACGCTCACAGTAGAAGAAATAATTAAAGATATAAACCAACCAAAATATAGAACTCCTATTGTAAGTTTACTCTTTAATACAATTGATGGTTTAAGTGTAAATTTAAAACGTCTTGCTGCAAGAGCTATGAGTGATTTAATTATAGAAAACTTATATAAAATAACTTATTTTACTAAGCCTAATGAAAGCTTTAAAGAGCAAGATATTGTAGACGTTATAGTAAAAAATTATACTCAAATATTTGATATAGAATATGTAGAAGATAGTAGAGATAATTTAGAGGAAAATAATATTAATATAAATATTGAAAACTTATCTAAATGAACTTTATTTTTCTAATTGCTGGAAAGCAGAATGTTCGTTTATATATTCTAAATTTTCTTCTTCTATAGTTTTTCTTAAATCACGCATTACATCTTGATAATAATGTAAATTGTGCCAGGTCATTAACATTGCGCCTATAATTTCACCGCTTCTTACAACATGGTGTAAATATGCCCTTGAATATGTTTTACATGTATAACATTCGCATTTTTCATCAAGCGGATTTAAGTCTTCCGCATATTTTGCATTACGGATATTTACCGTTCCATTTCTTACAAATGCTTGACCATTTCTTCCTGAGCGAGTTGGAATTACACAATCAAACATATCAACGCCGCGCATAACTGAACCAATTATGTCGTAAGGCTTACCAACGCCCATTAGATAACGTGGTTTTTCTTTAGGTAAAAGTGAATTTATGAATAAAAGAGTTTGATACATCGTACGGTCATTATCATTACCAACGTCTAGCTCTCCACCAATAGCATAGCCGTCAAAACCTATATTCATTAACCCTTTAATAGAGGTTTCTCTTAATTCTGGGTAAACTGATCCTTGTACTATCCCAAATAATCCATAGCCATCTCTTTCAACAAAAGCCTCTTTTGAGCGTTTTGCCCAGCGAAGAGAAAGTTCCATAGATTTTTTAGCTTTATCAAATGTAATAGGGAAAGAGGTACATTCATCAAAAATCATTGTAATGGTACTTCCCAAATGGTATTGAATTTCCATAGATCTTTCAGGGCTTAACATATATTTTGAGCCATCGATATGCGATTTAAAGGCTACACCTTCCTCAGTAATTTTACGAATACCTGCAAGCGACATAACTTGAAATCCACCTGAATCGGTAAGGATGGGACCATCCCAATTCATGAAGCTATGTAAACCACCCAAGCGATGAATCTTCTCAGCAGTACCTTTTAGCATTAAGTGATAGGTATTTCCTAAGATAATCTGAGCGCCTGTAGCTTTGACAGATTCCGGAAGCATAGCTTTTACGCTTGCACAAGTACCAACTGGCATGAAACAAGGGGTCTCTATTATCCCATGTTTTGTATGAAGTCTACCGCGTCTTAATGTAAAGTTATTGAATTTAAATTCTTTTAGTAATTCGTATCTGAAGCTATTCATAATTCTACTTAATTTGTTTGGCTGGAATATAACAAAAAATACGAAAAAGTATATAGTTTTCTTAAAATAAAAAGAAAATTTTAAGTAAATTATTAATTTTTCCTTTACATACGATGTTATTACATTATCTTTAAATATCTCTTAATCTCAATCGCCGAGGTAATATAATGTTTAAATTGGTGGTACTTATGGTTACATTAATGTGTTATCAAGAAGCTCATTCATTAGAATTAGATAAAGTCCTTAACGAAATTGCTGCATTAGAAAATTACTATCCAAATAAACCAGTGCGTTTAGGTATTAGCGCTAATTATATTGAAAAAGGTACTAGCTTTCATTATAGAGGAAATGAAAAATTTTTAATGGCAAGTACTGTAAAAGTTCCAATTGCTATATATACTTTAAAACAAATTGAAGAAAATAACCTAAGTTTAGATGAATCTTTGAAAGTTGCCCCTGAAGATTTGGTTCCATGGAGTAAACTTGGATATTTTACTACCCATAATCCTGTTCACGTATCTATTGCTGATTTAATTGAAAGTATGATAGCAGTTAGTGATAACACAGCAACTGATATTATATTAAAAAGAATAGGGGGGATAAAAACTGTTAAAAATTATTTCTCAAACTATGAAGGAATTAGCATTGATAGAAGTATTTTAGAAATATTTCAAACTTATTATGGGGCTTCAAGTAATCTAACTGGTATGGAATCAAGAAAAGCATATTTAATTAAATCTGACATAGAAAAAGATAGGTTAGCTAAAAAATTCTATAATGATATGCGTGATCATGTAACCCCTGTTACTATGACAAATATTTTAAGTGATTTAGTTAATGGTAAATTTTTATCGCCTGATCAAACTAACTTTCTTCTCACCGTGATGGAGCATACTATTAACCACGACAGATTACTTAGAACTTTTGGAGCAGGGAATGTTAAGCTTTCTCATAAAACAGGAACCTTTGATCATGAAAGTAAAAATTATCCTATAATGAAATTATCTGATATAGGTATATTTACCCTTCCAAATAATGAGCATTTAGTTATGAGTATTTATGCGGAATCAACAAGTGATTTGAAGGAAAGTGAAGTAAGTTTGTTAGTAGGATTTGCTGCTAGAGTTATTTATGACAATTTATATTTAAATACTAAATAAAAATAATTTACTAATAAATAGTTAATAATGATATTCAATTTAGTTTCTTTGAAATGTTTTATCAATATCTTGACAAATAGGTTAAAATATAATATCATTTATGATGAGTAGGGCGCCTGGATTTCCGCGCACCCCTACTTATCTACTTCTTTTTGCATCTTAAGTGGAAACACGCTAAAATAAATACTATCTTTTTTAATATTTCGTGTAATAGCTTTTCCTGATAATCTAAAGTCAAAATCACCAAATAGCTTTTCTTCAATATATTTACTTAATTCAAATTTTGCTTGAAAGTTTTTTGAAGATGTATCAAGAACGTCAGCTTTAATTTTATGCTGCAAGGCTACGGCGCCAAGTAATATATCACACGCTTGTAAAAGAGGTGTGCCAAGTGACTGACTACGTAAAACGTTATTTATATTAGTTAATGAAAGTAATTCGGTTTCAAGAAGTTTCATAGAAGACTTTGGTTTATTCATATAATCTGCAATAACAGTTGCTCTTTCATTCTTGGCAATATTACATTTACATACTGTCTTACAGTAACCTAAATAAGCTTCCCAATAATTATCATGAATTTTTTGATCGTAATTTATATCTCTTCTGTTAACAACAAAAGCACAAAAATGAAACTTATTTTTAAATAAAATATTGATAAAGGATTTATATAAATCAAGGTTATCTTGTCGTACAGCAGAAAACTTGTATTCATAGTGAGTTGTTGAAGCAAGTAACGAATTTAATTCTTTATCAGTTAAAATTCTTGGTTCTTTCTGTAAATCGGTAATTAACTTTTTTCTATTAGATCTTAAAACAGAAAATGATTTATTATAAGCTTGTAAAATTTGCCATGTAATTTTTGCGCTATCATATACTTTTAATAAACCAATTGAATAATAAGGCTGAGGTCTATTAGGGTCATCAGTTACACCACTTTCATCGATAAAAATAAAAGGATACTTCATAAGTTTATTCAATATAAATATATATAGCTTTTATAAACTTAAAATTAATTATATAAAAGAGTTTTGTAAATTAAAAACTAAATTTGTTTATAATAAGATATTATTTAAACTGCTCATTAAGTATACGTTCTTCAAGAGAATGTTCAGGATCGAATAGTAATTTAATGTCTTTTGTACGATCTAAATAAATTTTAGCGTTTAAAACATCTCTATATTCTATAAAGTCAGCACTTATCCCAACTGGCCTTTTTTCATGGTTTAGAATCTCTACTTCCACTTCGGAAGTATCAGGAATTAGGGCGCAACTCCATCGTTTTGGTCTATAAGGATTAAGGGCAGTTAAAG includes these proteins:
- a CDS encoding ankyrin repeat domain-containing protein — encoded protein: MKRRGGSLKGRTTKRSNTNNESENKILSFNTPLNKLNVALRNSQPELVDDLLRELSNSPSELNRSDQIGFTPIHYAIQHDLNGSNEKVIKQLIEIYKVDINLQTIDGETPLQIAIRNGNFNIIISLINNGAKIINEHIYSAIEYESNSSLEILKLLLKHHSIDLNNPNYNRETPLHIAIRTGNIKVINYLLDENIKINISCKNRTELQAIIAHCSPKLPNEEKFKLIKRLIYKKADVNAKDPEGNTVLHILAISGDYSFLNLLLLNMPDIEIRNNKNETVIDIILKQIDTIIVNYRYSDEFSHQIYVDKINLKLNSLKSILGTIKDYNKLEKVISDIKECKFSKHLPEYFSTLTVEEIIKDINQPKYRTPIVSLLFNTIDGLSVNLKRLAARAMSDLIIENLYKITYFTKPNESFKEQDIVDVIVKNYTQIFDIEYVEDSRDNLEENNININIENLSK
- the tgt gene encoding tRNA guanosine(34) transglycosylase Tgt produces the protein MNSFRYELLKEFKFNNFTLRRGRLHTKHGIIETPCFMPVGTCASVKAMLPESVKATGAQIILGNTYHLMLKGTAEKIHRLGGLHSFMNWDGPILTDSGGFQVMSLAGIRKITEEGVAFKSHIDGSKYMLSPERSMEIQYHLGSTITMIFDECTSFPITFDKAKKSMELSLRWAKRSKEAFVERDGYGLFGIVQGSVYPELRETSIKGLMNIGFDGYAIGGELDVGNDNDRTMYQTLLFINSLLPKEKPRYLMGVGKPYDIIGSVMRGVDMFDCVIPTRSGRNGQAFVRNGTVNIRNAKYAEDLNPLDEKCECYTCKTYSRAYLHHVVRSGEIIGAMLMTWHNLHYYQDVMRDLRKTIEEENLEYINEHSAFQQLEK
- a CDS encoding serine hydrolase, whose translation is MFKLVVLMVTLMCYQEAHSLELDKVLNEIAALENYYPNKPVRLGISANYIEKGTSFHYRGNEKFLMASTVKVPIAIYTLKQIEENNLSLDESLKVAPEDLVPWSKLGYFTTHNPVHVSIADLIESMIAVSDNTATDIILKRIGGIKTVKNYFSNYEGISIDRSILEIFQTYYGASSNLTGMESRKAYLIKSDIEKDRLAKKFYNDMRDHVTPVTMTNILSDLVNGKFLSPDQTNFLLTVMEHTINHDRLLRTFGAGNVKLSHKTGTFDHESKNYPIMKLSDIGIFTLPNNEHLVMSIYAESTSDLKESEVSLLVGFAARVIYDNLYLNTK
- a CDS encoding DUF3800 domain-containing protein, giving the protein MKYPFIFIDESGVTDDPNRPQPYYSIGLLKVYDSAKITWQILQAYNKSFSVLRSNRKKLITDLQKEPRILTDKELNSLLASTTHYEYKFSAVRQDNLDLYKSFINILFKNKFHFCAFVVNRRDINYDQKIHDNYWEAYLGYCKTVCKCNIAKNERATVIADYMNKPKSSMKLLETELLSLTNINNVLRSQSLGTPLLQACDILLGAVALQHKIKADVLDTSSKNFQAKFELSKYIEEKLFGDFDFRLSGKAITRNIKKDSIYFSVFPLKMQKEVDK